One Orcinus orca chromosome 8, mOrcOrc1.1, whole genome shotgun sequence genomic window, CACAGTACAACTGttgaaaatcagaaattaaaattggTGCAATAGGGTTGACTAAACTATAGGTTTTATTTAGATGTcatcagtttttccactaatgtccctttttgttgttgttccagtCTCTaaatccaggataccacattgtaTTGAGTTGCTAAATTTTcttagtctcctccaatctgtgacAGTTTCCCGGTCATTCTTGTCATTTTTGCTGTTGGCAGTTTTGAGGCATACTGGTCAAGCATTGTGTGGAATGCTTCCCGacttgggtttgtctgatgttttctcatgattaggttGAAGCTATGGACTTCTTACCCAATTCTTATTCTCCAACGTTTGTCACCTGATTTGGGCAAGTGGAATTCCAAACTCACCCATCTGGGTAGTAACTAACCTCTTTGCAGCCTGATTTGCCTTGATAAGACTCTGTATGTTTTttctttggccatgccacgtggcatgcgggatcttagttccctaacgagggatcaaacccatgcccccagcagtggaagtgcagagtcttaaccactggactgccagggaagtctatTGAGGGCCAACATTGTGCCAGTCCCTggagatacagcaatgaacagaATTGACAAAAATGCCTGGCTTCACGGTTCGTGCATCCTAATGTCAGGGTTGAGATCATAAACTAATCAGTCATGCGTATATAGCATGTTAGGAGGGAATCAGTCCTACGAGGAAAAAAAGATCAAACCGAGAAGAGGAATAGTGAGTGCTGGAGTAGGAGAGAGCTTCCTTTAAATAGGGTGCTTAGGAAGGGCTGCACAAgcaggtgacatttgagccaCAGCTTAAAGGAGTAGAGAGAAGGAGCCATGTGGCAGCTAACTGAAGCAAAGCGAGGGTAGGGGCCAGTGAGCACAGAGGTCCTGACTCATGCCTGGCGTGTCCTAAGAGGAGTAAGGAGAGACGTGTAGCTAGAGCAGGGTtagggagagtggggagaggaggagaagaggccAGAGGGGTGAAGAGGGTGTCAGAGTAGTGGTCAGCCTAGCAGAGTGGGCTTTGAGGGCCACCGCGAGGGTTCTGACTTTCAGGTGTTAACAGAATCACCCTGGCTGCTCCTCATGAGAAAGAAACAAGACACCAGCTAAGACCAGTTGCAATAACCCAAGCAAGATAGGACGGTGCCTCTCAAAAGAGGGTGAGAAACCAGTATAccttttgaaggtagagccaaaaTGATTTGCTGAGGGATTCGATGAGGGGTCGTGGGGGAAAAAGGTCAAAAATGGCTAGAAGGTTTTGGCCAAAACAACTGAAAGGATTGAGCTGACATTACCTGAGTGGGAAGACTTTCTTATCtaattatagttaatttatattcattcattgacATGAGGCACTGTGATAGATATCAGGGCACAAATTATTGAGATATTAAGTAACTCTCCTCCTACTAGGAGTAAAAAAATGCAATAGGAAAGATGGAtgggcattttttttaatttttattggagtatagttgatttacaatattgtgttagtttctgatgtacaacaaagtgaatcagttatatatatgtatgtatatatatatatatatatatatatatatatatatatatatatatccccactcttttttaggttcttttcccatataggtcattgcagagtattgagtagagttccctgtgctatacagtaggtccttattagttatctattttatatatagtagtgtgtatatgtcaatcccaatcttgcaatttatccctccctttccctttcccccccgtaaccgtaagtttgttttctacatctatgactctatttctgttttgtaagtaagttcatttgtttcgttttcttttagattgcacatataagcgatatcatatagtatttgtcctactctgacttccttcacttggtatgataatctctaggtccatccatgttgctacaaaaggcattatttcattcttttttatggctgagtaatattggaTGGGctttatgttaaaatattaattcaactAAAGGAGTATTTGTGAAAtccaggggagagaggaagggaacagACCTCTAAGCTGGATTTGGAGAGACCCAAGGACATTCCAAGAAGAAAATGTTGAATTTGTGAAGACACCGACATCTGCAATAACATTGTATGTTTGTAGAAGTAAGTTTTTCAGAATTGCTAGAGGGTAAACTGAGAGCAGGGGAGCACGGAGGTGTTTCAAAGAGAACATCTAGCAGATTAAAGAATTTAGACATTATCCTAAGAGAGACAGGGAACACTTAGCACGCAAGCATGATTGTGACATCATGGGATTGCTGTGGGATTTCGAGAACAATCTACCACTCAGAGATACACGTGACTTTTCACTTGTAGTAGATGTTAAAGGCTACCTCTTTGATGAGAATGTTATTGTTTCTCCATTCttgtttctcctcctcttcttcattGTCATGCGAGAAACACACCAGTTCAATGGCCTGGGGTCAGAAGCACACCACAGTGAAGGGATTCATCCTGCTGGGCCTCACAAACAGCGCAGACCAAAAACAACTCAACTCCTCTTTGCCATCTTCCTGCTGATCTACTCTGTGATTCTGGTGGGCAACCTGGGCCTGATAGATGTGATCCATGCCAGCGCCACCCTCCACACCCCCATGTACTTCCTCCTGGGTGTGCTTTCCTTCCTTGACATCTGCAGTGCCTCCGTGTTCACTCCCAGGCTGCTGATCAACTTCGTCACCACTGACCAGTCCATCTCCTTCGTGGGCTGTGTGGTCCAGACGGCCCTCATGATCCTCCATGGCACAGGGGAGTGTCTGCTTCTGGCCATGATGGCCTATGACCAATTCGTGGCCATCTGCCCCCCTCTCCTCTACCACACCATCATGTCCAAGCGTTTGTGTGTCCGGCTGGTGGTGGCCACCTATGCTGCTGGGGTGTTCATTTCAGCTGTTCAGACAGGGAATGCCTTCATCTTGCCCTACTATGGTCCCAACATCATTGATCACTACTTCTGTGATATCCACCCCGCCATGCTCCAACTGGCCTGCTCAGAGACAACCATGGCCAATGTCATCTTGCTCGTCTTTTCTGCCTTGGTCACTGTCCCCACAATCTCAGTCATCTTGGTCTCGAATGCCTACATCCTGGTCACAATCTGTAGGATGAGGTCCTTGGAGGCCCAGCGCAAGGCCCTCTCCACCTGTGCCTCCCACCTCACTGCCCTCTCCTTTTTCTATGGGTCTGTGCTCCTTGTATATGTCCAATCCAACCCTGAAAGTGCCTCGGCCTGTAACAAGATCCTCTTTGTGTTCTACACCATTGTGTTCCCCATGCTGAACCCAATGGTCTACAGCCTAAAGAATAAATATGTCAAGGCCTCTGCACAAGTTAGGGTCCTTAAGCTAAGCAGAAAAGTAATTTATTAGAAAAGTATCTGGTAGCCCATAAGATAGAAGAGAAGCCTAGAGAACCCAGCCGGGACAAGAACCAAGAGAGGCAAGGCACAGCTAAGAGCCTGCCACAAGAGTAGTCTGTGCAGGATAGCACCACAGGAAGCACCACCTCTGGGCACTCTCCATGGCTGCAGCTAGCACTGCTGCCCCAAGCTTTCAACACAACTCAGCTGCTGGACACAGCCACCTGCACGAGCCACCACACCCCCCCTCTATAGCATCCAACTGTGTATCATCTCTAACGGATCCTAGACCTTCCCATCATTCCCTGAAGCTCAAGTCCTAAGCAGGAGCCTTCACCTGTCTGGCAACGTAGCTATTCTACATCTCTTGATATATTAACTACATCCAGCATGGATATCTTACATCCACTGAGCTCCTACATCCACATTTCAGTTGTACAAAGCCCTGGGAGGTGGAAATAGGACCTTCTTTCACTTCAGAAGTGGGAGCTAGATTCTACGTTCTTCCTGTCTTGAGAGTTCCCACATATGGAAAGGACCATTGAATGCCAAACAGTGAAAATGACATATTTCAACAGGAGAAACTTTCCCTACAAGGCTCTACAGGGAATGTTGCCCTTCTGAATACATGATGTTGGAGAAATAATGCATGTGGTGTTTGAGTATAGGGAGGAGACAGTAGTCACTCGACTTTGTGGGAGAGAGCGGAGGCGCCAATTAGCCAGGGCCCAAAATGTGCTCTAAAGCAGTCATGAGCTATTATTTCTATGTAAATGGccaattaaacaaaattaaaggcTGAAAGACCATACAGCTTTCTTCAATCAAAATCAAATTACCTTTATGTTTTTAGACAAAACCCTACTTGTATTGTAACAGAAATCAGTCTTACTAATTTAAGAGTGGGGAAAAGGAGGTGGAATGTATTGTGAAACCCAGATGTCAACTGAGGTTCAGTATCTTTTGGGGATTCAAATAAAATTGGCTTGAACGCTGTTCCATGTATGGTAGTGTCCCCACATCCCTGCCAACCTGGGAATCCTAGGTAACAGGAGATGGGTTGTAAATGTGTTTTATGCTTTGCCTGGTTACCTCTAACTCTGAGTTCCTTAATCCACTGAATTACTTCAGTTTATGAATCAGCCAGGGAGGGCGAAAAAGCATGGGATTAAGAATGTGgatgcggcttccctggtggtgcagtggttgagagtccgcctgccgatgcaggggacacgggttcgtgccccggtccgggagggtcccacatgccgcggagccgctgagcctgcgcgcacggagcctgtgctccacaacgggagaggctacaacaatgagaggcccacgtaccgcaaaaaaaaaaaaaaaaaaaaagaatgtggatgATATAAATGGggaagagggaaaaacaaaacctgaCCATCTTAGATCCtgatggggaagaaaaaagaggagtaTAGGCAGGTTGGGTTAAGGGCAATACAGCTGGGCTTGAGGCCTGTGAAGAAGACAAAGAAGCAGTTACATCTCCAGCAGATAAATCATTCACCTGTAACTTCACAGATGCCAAGGTGAAACTTCTTCCTAGAAAACTAATTAATCCATGGGTGAACCCGTTGATCAATGCTTAGTGACGATATTGGAATCACCTCCCGGCTTTATGTACAGGTTTGAGGTCATTTTTCTTAACATACTGTACTAggcttctccagagaagcagaaccaacgGGATAtatatggatagatagatataagaggagatttattataggaattggctggcgcagttatggaggctgagatcCGCAATCTGCCGTCTGCAAGCTGGAGGACTAGGAAAGACAGTGCTGTAATTCAGTCTGAACAAAAGCCTAAAAACCAGGGGGCTATCGACGTAAGTTGTGGTGAGATTCTGAAGCCTCGGGAACCAAGATCAGCAAtatctgagggcaggagaagatggaggtCCCACAGttcaaataaaaacagcaaagtcACCCTTCCTCGGCCTTCTTGTTTTATTCAGGCGCTCTACCGACTGGAGGATGCCCACCCGCATTGGTGAGGACCATCTTCTTTACTCAGCCttccaattcaaatgctaatctcttctggaaacccCTCACAGACACACTGAGAAGTGTTTTCCAACTATCTGTGCATCCTTTTGTCCGGCcaagttggcacataaaattaaccatcacacatgCTAAGGCTAGAGCAGGCTCCAGCCGGTCCCCTACCACCTCCGCAATACTCCATCTCAGACTCAGGAAGTTAGGAACTGCAGTCTTTTCATGAAAATAAGCCATTTGCTTAAttagaaagttttctttaaataataatttcccTTAGGGCCAAGGAGATGCAGAGGACCAGGAAACGGAGAAGGGGAGAAGCCAACCCCTCTTTCACTGCCCTGGTAAACTCAGACCCTGCTTCCTAACTTCACCGATTGCTGAGCACATGTTGCCAACAGCCCTAGGCAACCTAGTCACAGACTAAGAAGTGAACAGGTTCCCAAAAAATTGATAGGTGAGTAGCCTAAGAGGAATGGAGGGAAGACAAGGCAGAGGTGTGAGCGCAGGAGCAGCTGGTGACATGGCAAAGTTTCCCCAGAGAGACAAGGCATCCAATTCCTTCAGCCCCCCACATACTGCCCTCTCCAAATGGAAcccagccctctcctcccctctcccttcaccTAAAACCATCTGGCATAGAACCCAATAGGAGTCATTGGAATGTTGGTTCGAAATTAAGTCAAAATGTTACCTCTCTCAAGAgcatttgaattaaatttttatttacacatCTTTAGAGCACCCAGAGCCCAGCCAGTACCTGAACATCTAGAACTTTCCATTGGGTGGAAGTGAAGCCAAAGGTAGGGGCAGATCAAGCCACAGGTGCTAAAAGGAAGACTGGTCTGTGGTCCCAGAGAGGCAGCCAAAGCACTGGGCTACAATGGATCACAGTCCAAGCAAACAGTCAGTGTTGAATGAGTGTTTACTGTTACCAATGACTGGCTCCAGCACCTGAGAAAAATTGGTCAGCCTTGCTGGGCCTCAGGTCTGTCCTATGTAGAATAGAGATGATCCCTAAAATCTCCTGTTTACAGATGGAAAGGGGGGATAAATCACTTTGAATCTCCTGGATGTTCATCTTGTTCTCAAGGGTCTCAAACTCATTTAAACTAACCCTAAAAGTCTTTGGGGGAGGGACATTGTAATGAAGTGGGGAGTCGGCCCTGGCACTGTGATCTTCGGTGGAAAACTCAAGCTCTCCAGCGGCTGATAACTTCACTCACCAAGCGTAATGTCTCTCCAGACATCACTTCCAGGGACAACTTGGGGCAGGATGGAAGGAGCCAAAATTAGATAAGACAGGGGCCTTCCCTTGGAGGAAGAATCCAAGACAGTCTAAGGGCACCTCCAACTGGAGCTGGCCAGAGGAAACTAGTATCTCAAGGAGAGGGAGATGGACAGATATCCTTCAGAAGATT contains:
- the LOC125965213 gene encoding LOW QUALITY PROTEIN: olfactory receptor 476-like (The sequence of the model RefSeq protein was modified relative to this genomic sequence to represent the inferred CDS: deleted 2 bases in 1 codon), yielding MAWGQKHTTVKGFILLGLTNSADQKTQLLFAIFLLIYSVILVGNLGLIDVIHASATLHTPMYFLLGVLSFLDICSASVFTPRLLINFVTTDQSISFVGCVVQTALMILHGTGECLLLAMMAYDQFVAICPPLLYHTIMSKRLCVRLVVATYAAGVFISAVQTGNAFILPYYGPNIIDHYFCDIHPAMLQLACSETTMANVILLVFSALVTVPTISVILVSNAYILVTICRMRSLEAQRKALSTCASHLTALSFFYGSVLLVYVQSNPESASACNKILFVFYTIVFPMLNPMVYSLKNKYVKASAQVRVLKLSRKVIY